From a region of the Castanea sativa cultivar Marrone di Chiusa Pesio chromosome 10, ASM4071231v1 genome:
- the LOC142612572 gene encoding cysteine-tryptophan domain-containing zinc finger protein 7-like isoform X2 — protein MISVGDARKGLELRFGGGREMEETELEDGEACSYRNDNEEYDPSIDPDVAFSYIGEKLQNVLGHFQKDFEGGVSAENLGAKFGGYGSFLPTYQRSPVWSHPRTPPKVQNNSTARSPNNSLLEGSHQNSSASSSAPQSVRLVPASTSSTPLPLSKAPSMKDSVKQDDGMPSIRAEDVTHRYEIENKKSANLSDQKTLKVRIKVGSDNLSTKKNAAIYSGLGLDVSPSSSLNDSPSGSEGMSREPQDIPCESPTSILQIMTSFPVHGDLLLSPLSHDLIHLTMKEKLKKDYRHMPVIRGGAENSNMVPSGSDSGKVDGTVLEEKKKNSMKRNDISVELKSGDSKDAQKGNGFILRKERDVDILNYEELLCNTLKLPLLSNSNSVVDDRPRGKDRDSDVLGETNNDVLRDKDFSNTAKEETLGPTFTQEDGWFEKSKAGSAGKIWEDKKASSVDDSSVYSKKAVHSNGEKSYDSVKSDSNVSKGRKAPNSKLSDPSKEKANQKATVHEPDSIRLPPEKEHSSNGSKKKSKGSQSNGTVATEVPKVSLRVPSSVPKIKKSTHVDNLTSKSEMEDFKSQKDLEGAGDRYRDLFGGSEEEDNQMESLELPSDHKDFEAVENHITAIKNASDERSSGRKFEKLPTVDAYPKAISISNVGPSYGPISDVAPATGAPSVIDRDTWVMCDKCQTWRLLPFGRSPKDLPEKWICSMLDWLPGMNRCTFTEAETTQALVALYQVAPESQTNLHGNPGGAIAGVTFANVRHPDQNHKNIGLHFMPSGGKKKDGLKETSDATYKDGPSQLSNSMEKNLQVSVKGRSLNDVNQSPLMGDPDFQQLSKSSDLPVKKHKESHKVCENYSDGGGTKNLKMKSRRDNSDQDSSRGSKKLKSEGMHLNDEDRMSDHSEPTGKTGPSSSSGFPTTSSEKDRHRYNGHSSYQDSRDDVNDRVHVSNKKPKHKVPVSLDNGSLEMENSDTRENAKKRKVKDEFKENDYRKEKKARVSKSEGKESGTSRDSGRTDKKGSHSKNQQLGQDLGSYLSQRSLDGMDSLRKDLGSIQPSNAATSSSSKVSGSHKTKASFQEVKGSPVESVSSSPMRISNPDKLTSASRGLKGKDDHQDAGLSAVGSPRRCLDGEDDGSDRSGTERKDKTFKVANHISGSRARADIVPSPDITNNHLMNDGVHNLGHDDPYPSKPQSSNQCHDEERQINSHPHANESRPRKSGKGSSSRMKDKNRSSKTEFEVGKSKISESLSDRQDHSPFHEVKHRDGKNQLQEKFGVKSDETDNRYVSKKDSAGKLSSESSKRENQLNFGEHDGSHNKVDSTCRQDALSTTKQNHLQDSDGERSLKRFPYDKTDQVGLASGRGKSLPLPPTGGPHIETLNRCPRPVTGSHKGNGADILTVEAAEGDDALKSQKQIRKADQQNGTQRTSSRHPTSNGQKARELDAPSPARRDSSSQAATNALKEAKDLKHLADRLKNSGSNLDSTRLYFEAALKFLYGASLLESGNGESSKHNEMIQSKPVYSSTAKLCEFCAHEFEKSKDMATASLAYKCMEVAYMRVINFSHASAGRDRRELQSALQMIPSGTRCNIGNGSLKEITDCFCSC, from the exons aTGATTTCTGTTGGGGATGCAAGGAAGGGGCTAGAGTTAAGGTTTGGAGGTGGGAGAGAGATGGAGGAGACTGAGCTTGAAGACGGGGAGGCTTGTTCTTACAGAAACGACAATGAAGAATACGATCCAAGCATCGACCCTGATGTTGCTTTCTCTTACATT gGTGAGAAACTTCAAAATGTTTTGGGACATTTTCAAAAGGATTTTGAAGGTGGGGTTTCTGCAGAGAATTTGG GGGCAAAATTTGGAGGGTATGGCTCGTTTTTACCTACCTATCAGCGATCTCCGGTTTGGTCTCATCCAAGGACTCCTCCAAAAGTTCAGAACAACAGCACAGCTAGATCTCCCAACAATTCACTATTGGAG GGTAGCCATCAaaactcttcagcttcttcaaGTGCACCACAATCTGTGAGACTTGTACCAGCTTCTACTAGTTCCACACCATTGCCTTTATCGAAGGCACCATCAATGAAGGACTCTGTCAAACAGGATGATGGAATGCCATCAATTCGTGCTGAGGATGTCACTCATAGATATGAAATTGAGAACAAGAAATCTGCTAATTTATCAGACCAGAAAACACTGAAGGTTCGAATCAAAGTGGGTTCTGATAacttgtcaacaaaaaaaaatgctgcaatCTACAGTGGTCTTGGTCTTGATGTCTCACCATCATCGTCATTGAATGACAGCCCTTCAGGAAGTGAAGGGATGTCCCGGGAGCCTCAAGATATCCCATGTGAATCTCCCACCAGTATTCTTCAG ATTATGACATCCTTTCCAGTGCACGGGGATCTACTATTATCACCTCTTTCCCATGATCTGATTCACCTGACCATGAAGGAAAAGCTTAAGAAAGATTATAGACATATGCCTGTGATCAGGGGTGGTGCGGAAAATTCTAACATGGTACCAAGTGGGTCTGATTCTGGAAAGGTTGATGGGACAGTGttagaagagaagaagaagaactctATGAAGCGGAATGATATTTCAGTGGAATTGAAGAGTGGCGATAGTAAGGATGCTCAGAAGGGCAATGGATTTATATTACGGAAGGAACGTGATGTTGACATATTGAATTATGAGGAACTTCTTTGTAATACTCTAAAACTACCGCTTCTATCTAATTCAAATTCTGTTGTTGATGACAGACCAAGAGGTAAAGATAGGGACTCTGATGTGTTAGGGGAAACCAATAACGATGTACTAAGGGATAAAGACTTCTCTAATACAGCAAAGGAGGAAACTTTGGGGCCAACATTCACTCAAGAGGATGGGTGGTTTGAGAAGTCGAAGGCGGGTTCAGCTGGAAAGATTTGGGAAGATAAGAAAGCAAGTTCTGTTGATGACAGTTCAGTATATTCTAAAAAAGCTGTCCATTCCAATGGAGAGAAAAGTTACGACTCTGTAAAATCTGATTCAAATGTTTCTAAGGGAAGGAAAGCTCCGAACTCTAAACTCTCGGATCCTTCCAAGGAGAAGGCTAATCAGAAGGCCACTGTCCATGAACCAGACAGTATCAGATTGCCTCCTGAGAAGGAGCATTCTTCTAATGGGAGTAAGAAGAAATCAAAGGGAAGTCAAAGTAATGGCACCGTAGCCACTGAGGTTCCAAAAGTAAGCTTGAGGGTTCCCTCTTCAgtgcccaaaataaaaaagagcacTCATGTGGACAATTTGACATCTAAAAGTGAAATGGAGGACTTCAAATCACAGAAGGATCTTGAAGGAGCTGGGGATAGATATAGAGATTTGTTTGGGGgatcagaagaagaagataaccAAATGGAATCATTGGAACTGCCTTCTGATCATAAGGACTTTGAGGCGGTTGAGAATCACATAACTGCCATTAAAAATGCATCAGATGAAAGATCGAGTGGTAGGAAATTTGAGAAGCTGCCAACAGTAGACGCTTATCCTAAagcaatttcaatttcaaatgtAGGTCCGTCCTATGGGCCCATTTCTGATGTAGCTCCTGCAACAGGGGCTCCTTCAGTGATAGATCGAGACACTTGGGTCATGTGTGACAAGTGTCAAACATGGCGGCTTCTTCCATTTGGTAGAAGCCCTAAAGACCTACCTGAGAAGTGGATATGTAGCATGCTTGACTGGCT gccTGGAATGAATCGGTGTACCTTTACTGAGGCGGAAACAACACAAGCTCTTGTTGCACTGTACCAAGTTGCTCCTGAAAGTCAAACTAATCTGCATGGGAATCCTGGTGGGGCTATAGCCGGAGTAACCTTTGCTAATGTTCGGCACCCTGACCAAAACCACAAAAATATTGGTTTGCATTTTATGCCCTCTGGtggaaagaagaaagatggaTTAAAAGAAACATCAGATGCAACATATAAAGATGGCCCCTCTCAATTGTCAAACTCGATGGAGAAAAACTTGCAGGTGTCGGTGAAAGGTAGGAGCCTAAATGATGTTAACCAATCTCCTCTGATGGGAGATCCTGATTTTCAGCAGCTAAGCAAGTCCAGTGACTTACCtgtaaaaaaacataaagagagCCATAAAGTATGTGAGAACTATTCTGATGGAG GTGGTACCAAGAATTTAAAGATGAAAAGCAGAAGGGATAATAGTGATCAAGATAGTTCTAGAGGTTCCAAGAAATTGAAGAGTGAAGGTATGCATCTTAATGATGAAGATAGGATGTCAGACCACAGTGAGCCCACAGGGAAAACAGGTCCTAGCTCAAGTAGTGGTTTTCCTACTACATCCTCAGAGAAGGATCGGCATCGATATAATGGGCACTCTTCATATCAGGACTCAAGGGATGATGTAAATGACAGGGTACATGTTTCTAATAAAAAGCCAAAACACAAAGTTCCAGTTTCCTTGGATAATGGGTCCTTGGAAATGGAAAACTCTGATACTagagaaaatgctaaaaagaGGAAAGTGAAGGATGAGTTCAAAGAAAATGACTACAGGAAGGAAAAGAAGGCCAGGGTATCTAAGTCTGAGGGGAAAGAGTCCGGTACAAGTAGGGACAGTGGTAGAACAGACAAAAAAGGTAGTCATTCAAAGAACCAGCAACTTGGGCAAGATCTAGGGAGCTATCTATCTCAGCGAAGCTTGGATGGTATGGATTCTTTGAGGAAGGATTTGGGATCTATACAGCCTTCCAATGCAGCCACTTCAAGCTCTTCTAAAGTTTCTGGTTCCCATAAAACAAAAGCCAGCTTCCAGGAAGTGAAAGGCTCACCAGTAGAATCAGTTTCTTCGTCACCTATGAGAATTTCTAATCCAGATAAGCTTACATCTGCAAGTAGGGGTCTCAAGGGGAAAGATGACCATCAGGATGCTGGTCTCTCTGCTGTAGGTAGTCCAAGAAGATGCTTAGATGGTGAAGATGATGGGAGTGATCGTTCTGGGACAGAAAGGAAGGACAAAACATTCAAAGTGGCTAATCACATATCAGGTAGTAGAGCTAGAGCTGATATTGTGCCTTCTCCTGATATCACAAACAACCATTTAATGAATGATGGTGTCCATAATTTAGGCCATGATGATCCATATCCTAGTAAACCACAGTCTTCAAATCAATGCCATGATGAAGAAAGACAGATCAACAGTCATCCCCATGCTAACgagtctcgtccaaggaagtctGGAAAGGGGTCCTCTTCACGGATGAAGGACAAAAACCGAAGTTCTAAAACTGAATTTGAAGTGGGTAAGTCCAAGATTTCTGAATCTCTCAGTGACCGTCAAGATCACTCACCTTTCCATGAAGTAAAACATAGGGATGGTAAAAACCAGTTACAGGAGAAGTTTGGAGTCAAGTCTGATGAAACTGATAACAGATATGTCAGTAAGAAAGATTCTGCAGGAAAATTATCAAGTGAGAGCAGCAAAAGAGAGAACCAGTTAAATTTTGGAGAGCATGATGGTTCACATAACAAAGTAGATTCTACATGCAGACAGGATGCATTGTCTACAACAAAGCAAAATCATCTGCAAGACTCTGATGGTGAAAGATCTTTGAAGAGGTTCCCTTATGATAAAACTGATCAAGTTGGACTAGCTTCTGGGAGAGGGAAGTCACTACCATTACCACCCACTGGAGGACCTCACATTGAGACACTTAATCGTTGTCCCAGACCAGTAACTGGGTCCCACAAAGGAAATGGAGCAGATATTTTGACAGTTGAGGCCGCTGAAGGTGATGATGCATTAAAGTCACAAAAACAGATAAGAAAGGCTGATCAACAGAATGGAACTCAGCGTACCAGTTCAAGACATCCCACATCCAATGGACAGAAGGCCAGGGAACTTGATGCCCCTAGTCCAGCTAGAAGAGATTCCTCCAGCCAGGCTGCTACCAATGCTCTGAAAGAGGCTAAAGATCTAAAACATTTGGCTGATCGCCTTAAG AACTCGGGGTCAAATCTTGATAGCACAAGACTTTACTTTGAGGCGGCCCTCAAGTTTCTTTATGGAGCCTCTTTGTTAGAATCTGGCAATGGTGAGAGTTCCAAACATAACGAGATGATTCAATCAAAGCCAGTGTATAGCTCCACTGCAAAACTATGCGA GTTTTGTGCCCATGAATTTGAGAAATCCAAAGACATGGCTACTGCTTCTCTGGCCTACAAATGCATGGAGGTGGCTTATATGAGGGTAATAAATTTCTCACATGCTAGTGCAGGCAGAGATCGCCGTGAGTTGCAGTCGGCTCTGCAAATGATTCCTTCTG GCACAAGATGTAATATTGGCAATGGAAGCCTCAAGGAAATCACGGATTGCTTTTGCAGCTGCTAA
- the LOC142612572 gene encoding cysteine-tryptophan domain-containing zinc finger protein 3-like isoform X1, with the protein MISVGDARKGLELRFGGGREMEETELEDGEACSYRNDNEEYDPSIDPDVAFSYIGEKLQNVLGHFQKDFEGGVSAENLGAKFGGYGSFLPTYQRSPVWSHPRTPPKVQNNSTARSPNNSLLEGSHQNSSASSSAPQSVRLVPASTSSTPLPLSKAPSMKDSVKQDDGMPSIRAEDVTHRYEIENKKSANLSDQKTLKVRIKVGSDNLSTKKNAAIYSGLGLDVSPSSSLNDSPSGSEGMSREPQDIPCESPTSILQIMTSFPVHGDLLLSPLSHDLIHLTMKEKLKKDYRHMPVIRGGAENSNMVPSGSDSGKVDGTVLEEKKKNSMKRNDISVELKSGDSKDAQKGNGFILRKERDVDILNYEELLCNTLKLPLLSNSNSVVDDRPRGKDRDSDVLGETNNDVLRDKDFSNTAKEETLGPTFTQEDGWFEKSKAGSAGKIWEDKKASSVDDSSVYSKKAVHSNGEKSYDSVKSDSNVSKGRKAPNSKLSDPSKEKANQKATVHEPDSIRLPPEKEHSSNGSKKKSKGSQSNGTVATEVPKVSLRVPSSVPKIKKSTHVDNLTSKSEMEDFKSQKDLEGAGDRYRDLFGGSEEEDNQMESLELPSDHKDFEAVENHITAIKNASDERSSGRKFEKLPTVDAYPKAISISNVGPSYGPISDVAPATGAPSVIDRDTWVMCDKCQTWRLLPFGRSPKDLPEKWICSMLDWLPGMNRCTFTEAETTQALVALYQVAPESQTNLHGNPGGAIAGVTFANVRHPDQNHKNIGLHFMPSGGKKKDGLKETSDATYKDGPSQLSNSMEKNLQVSVKGRSLNDVNQSPLMGDPDFQQLSKSSDLPVKKHKESHKVCENYSDGGGTKNLKMKSRRDNSDQDSSRGSKKLKSEGMHLNDEDRMSDHSEPTGKTGPSSSSGFPTTSSEKDRHRYNGHSSYQDSRDDVNDRVHVSNKKPKHKVPVSLDNGSLEMENSDTRENAKKRKVKDEFKENDYRKEKKARVSKSEGKESGTSRDSGRTDKKGSHSKNQQLGQDLGSYLSQRSLDGMDSLRKDLGSIQPSNAATSSSSKVSGSHKTKASFQEVKGSPVESVSSSPMRISNPDKLTSASRGLKGKDDHQDAGLSAVGSPRRCLDGEDDGSDRSGTERKDKTFKVANHISGSRARADIVPSPDITNNHLMNDGVHNLGHDDPYPSKPQSSNQCHDEERQINSHPHANESRPRKSGKGSSSRMKDKNRSSKTEFEVGKSKISESLSDRQDHSPFHEVKHRDGKNQLQEKFGVKSDETDNRYVSKKDSAGKLSSESSKRENQLNFGEHDGSHNKVDSTCRQDALSTTKQNHLQDSDGERSLKRFPYDKTDQVGLASGRGKSLPLPPTGGPHIETLNRCPRPVTGSHKGNGADILTVEAAEGDDALKSQKQIRKADQQNGTQRTSSRHPTSNGQKARELDAPSPARRDSSSQAATNALKEAKDLKHLADRLKNSGSNLDSTRLYFEAALKFLYGASLLESGNGESSKHNEMIQSKPVYSSTAKLCEFCAHEFEKSKDMATASLAYKCMEVAYMRVINFSHASAGRDRRELQSALQMIPSGESPSSSASDLDNLNNSTTVDKLTLSKGVGSPQVAGNHVIAAQNRSNFTRLLSFAQDVILAMEASRKSRIAFAAANVSLGETKNGESISSIKRALDFNFHDVEGLLRLVKLAMETISR; encoded by the exons aTGATTTCTGTTGGGGATGCAAGGAAGGGGCTAGAGTTAAGGTTTGGAGGTGGGAGAGAGATGGAGGAGACTGAGCTTGAAGACGGGGAGGCTTGTTCTTACAGAAACGACAATGAAGAATACGATCCAAGCATCGACCCTGATGTTGCTTTCTCTTACATT gGTGAGAAACTTCAAAATGTTTTGGGACATTTTCAAAAGGATTTTGAAGGTGGGGTTTCTGCAGAGAATTTGG GGGCAAAATTTGGAGGGTATGGCTCGTTTTTACCTACCTATCAGCGATCTCCGGTTTGGTCTCATCCAAGGACTCCTCCAAAAGTTCAGAACAACAGCACAGCTAGATCTCCCAACAATTCACTATTGGAG GGTAGCCATCAaaactcttcagcttcttcaaGTGCACCACAATCTGTGAGACTTGTACCAGCTTCTACTAGTTCCACACCATTGCCTTTATCGAAGGCACCATCAATGAAGGACTCTGTCAAACAGGATGATGGAATGCCATCAATTCGTGCTGAGGATGTCACTCATAGATATGAAATTGAGAACAAGAAATCTGCTAATTTATCAGACCAGAAAACACTGAAGGTTCGAATCAAAGTGGGTTCTGATAacttgtcaacaaaaaaaaatgctgcaatCTACAGTGGTCTTGGTCTTGATGTCTCACCATCATCGTCATTGAATGACAGCCCTTCAGGAAGTGAAGGGATGTCCCGGGAGCCTCAAGATATCCCATGTGAATCTCCCACCAGTATTCTTCAG ATTATGACATCCTTTCCAGTGCACGGGGATCTACTATTATCACCTCTTTCCCATGATCTGATTCACCTGACCATGAAGGAAAAGCTTAAGAAAGATTATAGACATATGCCTGTGATCAGGGGTGGTGCGGAAAATTCTAACATGGTACCAAGTGGGTCTGATTCTGGAAAGGTTGATGGGACAGTGttagaagagaagaagaagaactctATGAAGCGGAATGATATTTCAGTGGAATTGAAGAGTGGCGATAGTAAGGATGCTCAGAAGGGCAATGGATTTATATTACGGAAGGAACGTGATGTTGACATATTGAATTATGAGGAACTTCTTTGTAATACTCTAAAACTACCGCTTCTATCTAATTCAAATTCTGTTGTTGATGACAGACCAAGAGGTAAAGATAGGGACTCTGATGTGTTAGGGGAAACCAATAACGATGTACTAAGGGATAAAGACTTCTCTAATACAGCAAAGGAGGAAACTTTGGGGCCAACATTCACTCAAGAGGATGGGTGGTTTGAGAAGTCGAAGGCGGGTTCAGCTGGAAAGATTTGGGAAGATAAGAAAGCAAGTTCTGTTGATGACAGTTCAGTATATTCTAAAAAAGCTGTCCATTCCAATGGAGAGAAAAGTTACGACTCTGTAAAATCTGATTCAAATGTTTCTAAGGGAAGGAAAGCTCCGAACTCTAAACTCTCGGATCCTTCCAAGGAGAAGGCTAATCAGAAGGCCACTGTCCATGAACCAGACAGTATCAGATTGCCTCCTGAGAAGGAGCATTCTTCTAATGGGAGTAAGAAGAAATCAAAGGGAAGTCAAAGTAATGGCACCGTAGCCACTGAGGTTCCAAAAGTAAGCTTGAGGGTTCCCTCTTCAgtgcccaaaataaaaaagagcacTCATGTGGACAATTTGACATCTAAAAGTGAAATGGAGGACTTCAAATCACAGAAGGATCTTGAAGGAGCTGGGGATAGATATAGAGATTTGTTTGGGGgatcagaagaagaagataaccAAATGGAATCATTGGAACTGCCTTCTGATCATAAGGACTTTGAGGCGGTTGAGAATCACATAACTGCCATTAAAAATGCATCAGATGAAAGATCGAGTGGTAGGAAATTTGAGAAGCTGCCAACAGTAGACGCTTATCCTAAagcaatttcaatttcaaatgtAGGTCCGTCCTATGGGCCCATTTCTGATGTAGCTCCTGCAACAGGGGCTCCTTCAGTGATAGATCGAGACACTTGGGTCATGTGTGACAAGTGTCAAACATGGCGGCTTCTTCCATTTGGTAGAAGCCCTAAAGACCTACCTGAGAAGTGGATATGTAGCATGCTTGACTGGCT gccTGGAATGAATCGGTGTACCTTTACTGAGGCGGAAACAACACAAGCTCTTGTTGCACTGTACCAAGTTGCTCCTGAAAGTCAAACTAATCTGCATGGGAATCCTGGTGGGGCTATAGCCGGAGTAACCTTTGCTAATGTTCGGCACCCTGACCAAAACCACAAAAATATTGGTTTGCATTTTATGCCCTCTGGtggaaagaagaaagatggaTTAAAAGAAACATCAGATGCAACATATAAAGATGGCCCCTCTCAATTGTCAAACTCGATGGAGAAAAACTTGCAGGTGTCGGTGAAAGGTAGGAGCCTAAATGATGTTAACCAATCTCCTCTGATGGGAGATCCTGATTTTCAGCAGCTAAGCAAGTCCAGTGACTTACCtgtaaaaaaacataaagagagCCATAAAGTATGTGAGAACTATTCTGATGGAG GTGGTACCAAGAATTTAAAGATGAAAAGCAGAAGGGATAATAGTGATCAAGATAGTTCTAGAGGTTCCAAGAAATTGAAGAGTGAAGGTATGCATCTTAATGATGAAGATAGGATGTCAGACCACAGTGAGCCCACAGGGAAAACAGGTCCTAGCTCAAGTAGTGGTTTTCCTACTACATCCTCAGAGAAGGATCGGCATCGATATAATGGGCACTCTTCATATCAGGACTCAAGGGATGATGTAAATGACAGGGTACATGTTTCTAATAAAAAGCCAAAACACAAAGTTCCAGTTTCCTTGGATAATGGGTCCTTGGAAATGGAAAACTCTGATACTagagaaaatgctaaaaagaGGAAAGTGAAGGATGAGTTCAAAGAAAATGACTACAGGAAGGAAAAGAAGGCCAGGGTATCTAAGTCTGAGGGGAAAGAGTCCGGTACAAGTAGGGACAGTGGTAGAACAGACAAAAAAGGTAGTCATTCAAAGAACCAGCAACTTGGGCAAGATCTAGGGAGCTATCTATCTCAGCGAAGCTTGGATGGTATGGATTCTTTGAGGAAGGATTTGGGATCTATACAGCCTTCCAATGCAGCCACTTCAAGCTCTTCTAAAGTTTCTGGTTCCCATAAAACAAAAGCCAGCTTCCAGGAAGTGAAAGGCTCACCAGTAGAATCAGTTTCTTCGTCACCTATGAGAATTTCTAATCCAGATAAGCTTACATCTGCAAGTAGGGGTCTCAAGGGGAAAGATGACCATCAGGATGCTGGTCTCTCTGCTGTAGGTAGTCCAAGAAGATGCTTAGATGGTGAAGATGATGGGAGTGATCGTTCTGGGACAGAAAGGAAGGACAAAACATTCAAAGTGGCTAATCACATATCAGGTAGTAGAGCTAGAGCTGATATTGTGCCTTCTCCTGATATCACAAACAACCATTTAATGAATGATGGTGTCCATAATTTAGGCCATGATGATCCATATCCTAGTAAACCACAGTCTTCAAATCAATGCCATGATGAAGAAAGACAGATCAACAGTCATCCCCATGCTAACgagtctcgtccaaggaagtctGGAAAGGGGTCCTCTTCACGGATGAAGGACAAAAACCGAAGTTCTAAAACTGAATTTGAAGTGGGTAAGTCCAAGATTTCTGAATCTCTCAGTGACCGTCAAGATCACTCACCTTTCCATGAAGTAAAACATAGGGATGGTAAAAACCAGTTACAGGAGAAGTTTGGAGTCAAGTCTGATGAAACTGATAACAGATATGTCAGTAAGAAAGATTCTGCAGGAAAATTATCAAGTGAGAGCAGCAAAAGAGAGAACCAGTTAAATTTTGGAGAGCATGATGGTTCACATAACAAAGTAGATTCTACATGCAGACAGGATGCATTGTCTACAACAAAGCAAAATCATCTGCAAGACTCTGATGGTGAAAGATCTTTGAAGAGGTTCCCTTATGATAAAACTGATCAAGTTGGACTAGCTTCTGGGAGAGGGAAGTCACTACCATTACCACCCACTGGAGGACCTCACATTGAGACACTTAATCGTTGTCCCAGACCAGTAACTGGGTCCCACAAAGGAAATGGAGCAGATATTTTGACAGTTGAGGCCGCTGAAGGTGATGATGCATTAAAGTCACAAAAACAGATAAGAAAGGCTGATCAACAGAATGGAACTCAGCGTACCAGTTCAAGACATCCCACATCCAATGGACAGAAGGCCAGGGAACTTGATGCCCCTAGTCCAGCTAGAAGAGATTCCTCCAGCCAGGCTGCTACCAATGCTCTGAAAGAGGCTAAAGATCTAAAACATTTGGCTGATCGCCTTAAG AACTCGGGGTCAAATCTTGATAGCACAAGACTTTACTTTGAGGCGGCCCTCAAGTTTCTTTATGGAGCCTCTTTGTTAGAATCTGGCAATGGTGAGAGTTCCAAACATAACGAGATGATTCAATCAAAGCCAGTGTATAGCTCCACTGCAAAACTATGCGA GTTTTGTGCCCATGAATTTGAGAAATCCAAAGACATGGCTACTGCTTCTCTGGCCTACAAATGCATGGAGGTGGCTTATATGAGGGTAATAAATTTCTCACATGCTAGTGCAGGCAGAGATCGCCGTGAGTTGCAGTCGGCTCTGCAAATGATTCCTTCTG GTGAGTCTCCTTCTTCATCAGCCTCTGATCTTGACAACTTAAACAACTCAACCACAGTGGACAAGCTTACCTTGTCCAAGGGCGTTGGTTCTCCCCAAGTTGCTGGAAACCATGTCATTGCTGCACAAAATCGTAGCAACTTCACACGATTACTTAGTTTT GCACAAGATGTAATATTGGCAATGGAAGCCTCAAGGAAATCACGGATTGCTTTTGCAGCTGCTAATGTAAGCTTGGGTGAGACCAAGAATGGGGAGAGTATATCTTCCATCAAAAGGGCTCTTGATTTTAACTTCCATGATGTAGAGGGATTACTACGTTTAGTAAAGCTTGCAATGGAAACCATTAGCCGTTGA